From the genome of bacterium (Candidatus Blackallbacteria) CG13_big_fil_rev_8_21_14_2_50_49_14, one region includes:
- a CDS encoding peptidylprolyl isomerase, whose amino-acid sequence MPSSNKVKIEDITIGEGPGAEAGDFIRVHYIGKLENGKVFDNSYERSHPLEFQLGSGEVIQGWDLGMEGLQAKGKRKLTIPPALGYGKRDMGEIPPHSTLIFEVELVEILSF is encoded by the coding sequence ATCGAAGATATCACGATAGGAGAAGGCCCTGGGGCAGAGGCAGGAGATTTCATCCGGGTACACTATATTGGCAAACTTGAAAATGGGAAGGTATTCGATAACTCCTACGAACGAAGCCACCCACTTGAATTTCAGCTGGGGTCTGGTGAAGTCATTCAAGGCTGGGATCTGGGCATGGAAGGTCTTCAAGCCAAGGGTAAGCGCAAATTGACCATTCCCCCGGCTCTGGGGTATGGAAAACGGGATATGGGAGAAATACCCCCCCATTCAACCTTGATCTTTGAGGTCGAACTGGTCGAAATTCTGAGTTTTTAA
- a CDS encoding DUF2809 domain-containing protein produces MKFKFKSFYFLSFGAILWIEFLIAVFVHDDFVRPFLGDMLVVFLMYCFFQSFLSVKYQNILWGVWGFACGVEFLQALNLVGLLRLEKFFWVRVLIGTTFDWLDILSYTLGAVLILWLESKLNKKQERPMGVE; encoded by the coding sequence ATGAAATTCAAATTTAAGTCCTTTTACTTTTTGAGTTTTGGGGCAATCTTATGGATCGAATTCTTGATCGCTGTTTTTGTTCACGATGATTTTGTGCGTCCCTTTTTAGGAGATATGTTGGTTGTTTTTCTGATGTATTGCTTTTTTCAAAGTTTTCTAAGCGTGAAATACCAAAACATTCTCTGGGGCGTGTGGGGGTTTGCCTGTGGGGTAGAGTTTTTACAGGCCCTGAATTTGGTTGGGCTTTTGCGCCTTGAGAAATTTTTTTGGGTGCGAGTTCTGATTGGCACAACCTTCGATTGGCTGGATATTCTGAGCTATACTTTAGGTGCCGTTTTAATCCTCTGGTTAGAATCTAAGTTGAATAAAAAGCAGGAAAGACCCATGGGAGTCGAATAA